In a single window of the Bos javanicus breed banteng chromosome 16, ARS-OSU_banteng_1.0, whole genome shotgun sequence genome:
- the C16H1orf159 gene encoding uncharacterized protein C1orf159 homolog isoform X1, which yields MALRRAVFLAGLLVEVASRASGTAGQQPECCVDAGNINATCPGTSLCGPGCYGRPAEDGSVSCVQCRNGTHNSSECRGLAGRGAQFPVNKSAGMPGWQSVGPSALREPKCAHHQPSPCLQGALRWPPPSSWGRFSSARASSSPWLHSSTSSEPASCPRSSMEETEAVMIPPPQSSVRKPRYVRRERPLDRDVGPTTVSSVEARVSNV from the exons ATGGCGCTCCGGCGTGCCGTCTTCCTGGCTGGCCTCCTGGTGGAAGTTGCTAGCAGAGCCTCAGGAACTGCG GGTCAGCAGCCTGAGTGCTGTGTGGATGCGGGGAACATCAACGCCACCTGCCCAGGCACTAGCCTGTGTGGCCCAG GCTGCTACGGGCGCCCGGCCGAGGATGGGAGCGTCAGCTGCGTCCAGTGCAGGAACGGAACCCACAACAGCTCCGAGTGCAGAGGCC TTGCTGGCCGAGGTGCACAGTTCCCTGTGAACAAGAGCGCAGGGATGCCTGGGTGGCAGAGTGTTG GACCCTCGGCCCTGCGGGAGCCCAAGTGTGCACACCACCAGCCCTCACCTTGCTTGCAGGGGGCCCTCAGGTGGCCGCCTCCCTCTTCCTGGGGACGTTTCTCATCAGCTCGGGCCTCATCCTCTCCGTGGCTGCATTCTTCTACCTCAAGCGAGCCAGCAAGCTGCCCAAGGTCTTCTATGGAAGAAACAGAG GCCGTGATGATTCCCCCACCTCAGTCCTCAG TGCGGAAGCCGCGCTACGTCCGGCGTGAGCGGCCCTTGGACAGGGATGTGGGCCCCACCACTGTCTCCTCTGTGGAGGCCCGGGTGAGCAACGTCTGA
- the C16H1orf159 gene encoding uncharacterized protein C1orf159 homolog isoform X5, whose amino-acid sequence MALRRAVFLAGLLVEVASRASGTAGQQPECCVDAGNINATCPGTSLCGPGCYGRPAEDGSVSCVQCRNGTHNSSECRGLAGRGAQFPVNKSAGMPGWQSVGGPQVAASLFLGTFLISSGLILSVAAFFYLKRASKLPKVFYGRNRGRDDSPTSVLSAEAALRPA is encoded by the exons ATGGCGCTCCGGCGTGCCGTCTTCCTGGCTGGCCTCCTGGTGGAAGTTGCTAGCAGAGCCTCAGGAACTGCG GGTCAGCAGCCTGAGTGCTGTGTGGATGCGGGGAACATCAACGCCACCTGCCCAGGCACTAGCCTGTGTGGCCCAG GCTGCTACGGGCGCCCGGCCGAGGATGGGAGCGTCAGCTGCGTCCAGTGCAGGAACGGAACCCACAACAGCTCCGAGTGCAGAGGCC TTGCTGGCCGAGGTGCACAGTTCCCTGTGAACAAGAGCGCAGGGATGCCTGGGTGGCAGAGTGTTG GGGGCCCTCAGGTGGCCGCCTCCCTCTTCCTGGGGACGTTTCTCATCAGCTCGGGCCTCATCCTCTCCGTGGCTGCATTCTTCTACCTCAAGCGAGCCAGCAAGCTGCCCAAGGTCTTCTATGGAAGAAACAGAG GCCGTGATGATTCCCCCACCTCAGTCCTCAG TGCGGAAGCCGCGCTACGTCCGGCGTGA
- the C16H1orf159 gene encoding uncharacterized protein C1orf159 homolog isoform X4 codes for MALRRAVFLAGLLVEVASRASGTAGQQPECCVDAGNINATCPGTSLCGPGCYGRPAEDGSVSCVQCRNGTHNSSECRGLAGRGAQFPVNKSAGMPGWQSVGPSALREPKCAHHQPSPCLQGALRWPPPSSWGRFSSARASSSPWLHSSTSSEPASCPRSSMEETELPPCSLAKPP; via the exons ATGGCGCTCCGGCGTGCCGTCTTCCTGGCTGGCCTCCTGGTGGAAGTTGCTAGCAGAGCCTCAGGAACTGCG GGTCAGCAGCCTGAGTGCTGTGTGGATGCGGGGAACATCAACGCCACCTGCCCAGGCACTAGCCTGTGTGGCCCAG GCTGCTACGGGCGCCCGGCCGAGGATGGGAGCGTCAGCTGCGTCCAGTGCAGGAACGGAACCCACAACAGCTCCGAGTGCAGAGGCC TTGCTGGCCGAGGTGCACAGTTCCCTGTGAACAAGAGCGCAGGGATGCCTGGGTGGCAGAGTGTTG GACCCTCGGCCCTGCGGGAGCCCAAGTGTGCACACCACCAGCCCTCACCTTGCTTGCAGGGGGCCCTCAGGTGGCCGCCTCCCTCTTCCTGGGGACGTTTCTCATCAGCTCGGGCCTCATCCTCTCCGTGGCTGCATTCTTCTACCTCAAGCGAGCCAGCAAGCTGCCCAAGGTCTTCTATGGAAGAAACAGAG CTCCCGCCCTGCAGCCTGGCGAAGCC GCCGTGA
- the C16H1orf159 gene encoding uncharacterized protein C1orf159 homolog isoform X3 — protein sequence MALRRAVFLAGLLVEVASRASGTAGQQPECCVDAGNINATCPGTSLCGPGCYGRPAEDGSVSCVQCRNGTHNSSECRGLAGRGAQFPVNKSAGMPGWQSVGGPQVAASLFLGTFLISSGLILSVAAFFYLKRASKLPKVFYGRNRAPALQPGEAAVMIPPPQSSVRKPRYVRRERPLDRDVGPTTVSSVEARVSNV from the exons ATGGCGCTCCGGCGTGCCGTCTTCCTGGCTGGCCTCCTGGTGGAAGTTGCTAGCAGAGCCTCAGGAACTGCG GGTCAGCAGCCTGAGTGCTGTGTGGATGCGGGGAACATCAACGCCACCTGCCCAGGCACTAGCCTGTGTGGCCCAG GCTGCTACGGGCGCCCGGCCGAGGATGGGAGCGTCAGCTGCGTCCAGTGCAGGAACGGAACCCACAACAGCTCCGAGTGCAGAGGCC TTGCTGGCCGAGGTGCACAGTTCCCTGTGAACAAGAGCGCAGGGATGCCTGGGTGGCAGAGTGTTG GGGGCCCTCAGGTGGCCGCCTCCCTCTTCCTGGGGACGTTTCTCATCAGCTCGGGCCTCATCCTCTCCGTGGCTGCATTCTTCTACCTCAAGCGAGCCAGCAAGCTGCCCAAGGTCTTCTATGGAAGAAACAGAG CTCCCGCCCTGCAGCCTGGCGAAGCC GCCGTGATGATTCCCCCACCTCAGTCCTCAG TGCGGAAGCCGCGCTACGTCCGGCGTGAGCGGCCCTTGGACAGGGATGTGGGCCCCACCACTGTCTCCTCTGTGGAGGCCCGGGTGAGCAACGTCTGA
- the C16H1orf159 gene encoding uncharacterized protein C1orf159 homolog isoform X2 yields MDRCPLQAQLGQVTTTKSVTQGQQPECCVDAGNINATCPGTSLCGPGCYGRPAEDGSVSCVQCRNGTHNSSECRGLAGRGAQFPVNKSAGMPGWQSVGPSALREPKCAHHQPSPCLQGALRWPPPSSWGRFSSARASSSPWLHSSTSSEPASCPRSSMEETEAVMIPPPQSSVRKPRYVRRERPLDRDVGPTTVSSVEARVSNV; encoded by the exons ATGGACAGATGCCCGCTCCAGGCTCAACTTGGCCAGGTGACGACTACCAAGTCAGTGACACAG GGTCAGCAGCCTGAGTGCTGTGTGGATGCGGGGAACATCAACGCCACCTGCCCAGGCACTAGCCTGTGTGGCCCAG GCTGCTACGGGCGCCCGGCCGAGGATGGGAGCGTCAGCTGCGTCCAGTGCAGGAACGGAACCCACAACAGCTCCGAGTGCAGAGGCC TTGCTGGCCGAGGTGCACAGTTCCCTGTGAACAAGAGCGCAGGGATGCCTGGGTGGCAGAGTGTTG GACCCTCGGCCCTGCGGGAGCCCAAGTGTGCACACCACCAGCCCTCACCTTGCTTGCAGGGGGCCCTCAGGTGGCCGCCTCCCTCTTCCTGGGGACGTTTCTCATCAGCTCGGGCCTCATCCTCTCCGTGGCTGCATTCTTCTACCTCAAGCGAGCCAGCAAGCTGCCCAAGGTCTTCTATGGAAGAAACAGAG GCCGTGATGATTCCCCCACCTCAGTCCTCAG TGCGGAAGCCGCGCTACGTCCGGCGTGAGCGGCCCTTGGACAGGGATGTGGGCCCCACCACTGTCTCCTCTGTGGAGGCCCGGGTGAGCAACGTCTGA
- the RNF223 gene encoding RING finger protein 223, producing MSSGPQVWHTTMPPTSRSSPTATVPRSPSSASSPRSPGTPGSEKVASPLECSICFSGYDNIFKTPKELSCTHVFCLECLARLAAAQPTGQPGSEAVPCPFCRQPTAVPAAGAPALRTSRQLQARMPAHLQQEEPVWLEGTKLCYYPSPSVPGPVEPGFMCVDIGPSKPPEPAAPVPTPDPAHRRGPLARCWARCRDWRRVALITALLLVLFCVVLWPVQCALKTGSLRCLPRPPSTAATTSSLGSLAYN from the coding sequence ATGTCGTCAGGCCCACAGGTGTGGCACACGACCATGCCGCCTACCAGCAGGAGCAGCCCCACAGCCACAGTGCCCAGGTCCCCCAGCTCAGCCAGCAGCCCCAGGTCTCCGGGCACCCCAGGCTCAGAGAAAGTGGCCTCCCCTCTGGAGTGCTCCATCTGCTTCTCGGGCTATGACAACATCTTCAAGACACCCAAGGAGCTCTCCTGCACCCATGTCTTCTGCCTGGAGTGCCTGGCACGGCTGGCGGCCGCCCAGCCCACAGGCCAGCCAGGTAGCGAGGCTGTGCCCTGCCCATTCTGCCGGCAACCCACAGCTGTACCCGCTGCTGGAGCCCCTGCACTGCGCACCAGCCGCCAGCTACAGGCCCGGATGCCAGCTCACCTGCAGCAGGAGGAGCCTGTGTGGTTAGAGGGTACCAAGCTGTGCTATTACCCATCGCCCTCTGTGCCTGGCCCGGTGGAGCCCGGCTTCATGTGTGTGGACATAGGCCCAAGCAAGCCCCCTGAGCCTGCTGCGCCTGTGCCCACCCCAGACCCCGCCCACCGTCGGGGGCCCCTGGCCCGCTGCTGGGCGCGCTGCAGGGACTGGAGGCGCGTGGCGCTCATCACAGCCCTGCTGCTGGTGCTCTTCTGTGTGGTCCTCTGGCCCGTGCAGTGCGCACTCAAGACTGGGAGCCTGCGCTGCCTCCCCCGGCCACCCTCCACCGCCGCCACCACCTCCTCGCTCGGGTCCCTGGCGTACAATTAG